The following are encoded together in the Salvelinus alpinus chromosome 29, SLU_Salpinus.1, whole genome shotgun sequence genome:
- the LOC139559200 gene encoding chromobox protein homolog 3-like isoform X2 codes for MKTSSPLVSQPNMGKKQNGKGKKEVLEAEPPEEYVVEKVMDQRIVNGKVEFFLKWKGFTEADNTWEPEDNLDCPELISAFLEAQKNVVEKPDSNKRKSSTDEPETEENKAKKKKDVSDKPRGFARSLDPERIIGATDSSGELMFLMKWKDSDEADLVPAREANTRCPQVVISFYEERLTWHSCPEDEAQ; via the exons ATGAAAACCTCCTCCCCTCTTGTTTCGCAGCCAAACATGGGTAAAAAGCAGAATGGCAAAGGCAAGAAGGAGGTCCTGGAGGCAGAGCCGCCGGAGGAGTATGTTGTGGAGAAGGTGATGGACCAGCGCATCGTCAATGGGAAGGTGGAATTTTTCCTCAAGTGGAAAGGATTTACAGA AGCGGATAACACTTGGGAGCCAGAGGATAACCTGGACTGTCCTGAGCTGATCTCGGCCTTCCTTGAAGCACAGAAGAACGTGGTAGAAAAGCCTGACTCCAACAAGAGGAAGTCCTCAACAGATGAGCCGGAGACAGAGGAAAACAAAgccaagaagaagaaggatgtg agtgacAAGCCACGGGGCTTTGCCAGGAGTCTGGACCCAGAGAGGATCATCGGTGCAACCGACAGTAGTGGAGAACTTATGTTCTTGATGAAGTG GAAAGACTCGGACGAGGCAGACCTAGTCCCGGCCCGGGAGGCCAACACCCGCTGCCCTCAGGTGGTCATCTCCTTCTACGAGGAGAGGCTGACCTGGCACTCCTGTCCTGAGGATGAGGCGCAGTAG
- the LOC139559200 gene encoding chromobox protein homolog 3-like isoform X1, with protein MGKKQNGKGKKEVLEAEPPEEYVVEKVMDQRIVNGKVEFFLKWKGFTEADNTWEPEDNLDCPELISAFLEAQKNVVEKPDSNKRKSSTDEPETEENKAKKKKDVSDKPRGFARSLDPERIIGATDSSGELMFLMKWKDSDEADLVPAREANTRCPQVVISFYEERLTWHSCPEDEAQ; from the exons ATGGGTAAAAAGCAGAATGGCAAAGGCAAGAAGGAGGTCCTGGAGGCAGAGCCGCCGGAGGAGTATGTTGTGGAGAAGGTGATGGACCAGCGCATCGTCAATGGGAAGGTGGAATTTTTCCTCAAGTGGAAAGGATTTACAGA AGCGGATAACACTTGGGAGCCAGAGGATAACCTGGACTGTCCTGAGCTGATCTCGGCCTTCCTTGAAGCACAGAAGAACGTGGTAGAAAAGCCTGACTCCAACAAGAGGAAGTCCTCAACAGATGAGCCGGAGACAGAGGAAAACAAAgccaagaagaagaaggatgtg agtgacAAGCCACGGGGCTTTGCCAGGAGTCTGGACCCAGAGAGGATCATCGGTGCAACCGACAGTAGTGGAGAACTTATGTTCTTGATGAAGTG GAAAGACTCGGACGAGGCAGACCTAGTCCCGGCCCGGGAGGCCAACACCCGCTGCCCTCAGGTGGTCATCTCCTTCTACGAGGAGAGGCTGACCTGGCACTCCTGTCCTGAGGATGAGGCGCAGTAG